A region of bacterium DNA encodes the following proteins:
- a CDS encoding CPBP family intramembrane glutamic endopeptidase, with translation MLRKYIESIASEIKKEPSPLFPAGVLLISVITLTMTVDKRLISFLSPLIPAVPYLKALTPYYIICFFLLFVIPCVFLKINGKKLGDFGLTFGKLETALPLFMVFFVSLTVIAYITSKISSVGNFYSASAAADPKEILVLFISEFLLMWSWEFMFRGFMVQGLRDYTGGLSIFIQLIPYVLLHFNKPQSELYASVIFGIFFGYFAYTTRSFVYLVFLHAYYSTLVCVLI, from the coding sequence ATGCTGAGAAAATATATTGAAAGCATAGCAAGTGAAATAAAGAAAGAACCTTCTCCATTGTTTCCCGCGGGGGTCCTTTTAATTTCCGTGATTACGTTAACGATGACGGTTGATAAGCGGCTTATATCCTTCCTGAGCCCTTTGATTCCCGCTGTACCGTATTTGAAAGCTTTAACCCCGTACTATATAATTTGTTTTTTTCTGCTTTTTGTGATTCCCTGTGTTTTTCTTAAGATAAACGGCAAAAAACTCGGTGATTTCGGGCTTACGTTTGGAAAACTTGAAACGGCATTGCCGTTATTTATGGTATTTTTTGTTTCATTGACGGTTATAGCTTACATAACGTCAAAAATTAGTTCCGTCGGGAATTTCTATAGCGCTTCCGCGGCCGCAGACCCGAAGGAAATACTGGTTTTATTCATATCGGAATTCCTGCTTATGTGGAGCTGGGAATTCATGTTCAGGGGTTTCATGGTCCAGGGGTTAAGGGATTATACAGGGGGGCTTTCCATATTTATCCAGCTGATCCCGTATGTTCTGCTCCACTTTAACAAACCCCAGTCGGAACTTTACGCCTCGGTTATATTTGGAATTTTTTTCGGGTATTTCGCATATACCACAAGGTCTTTTGTCTATCTTGTATTTTTGCATGCTTATTACTCAACTCTTGTGTGTGTATTAATTTAA
- a CDS encoding FumA C-terminus/TtdB family hydratase beta subunit gives MNAVIISTPINKKIIKNLKPGDKVKISGTFYIARDQAHKKLIELIKNGKKPPFHLDGQIIYYCGPTPARKGEIIGSAGPTTSKRMDPFTPVLLEHGIKGTIGKGTRSKEVTNAIKKYKAVYFVTYGGAGAYLRQFIVKNELIAYPELGPEAIRKITVKNFPAYVGIV, from the coding sequence ATGAATGCTGTTATAATTTCTACTCCTATAAATAAAAAAATAATTAAAAATTTAAAGCCAGGGGATAAAGTTAAAATAAGCGGAACGTTTTATATCGCCCGCGACCAGGCGCATAAAAAGTTAATCGAACTGATTAAAAACGGCAAAAAACCGCCATTCCATCTTGACGGCCAAATCATCTATTACTGCGGGCCGACACCCGCCCGGAAAGGAGAAATTATAGGCTCGGCAGGCCCTACCACAAGCAAACGAATGGACCCGTTCACGCCTGTTTTACTGGAACACGGGATCAAGGGAACAATCGGGAAAGGAACAAGGTCTAAAGAAGTAACAAACGCCATAAAAAAATACAAAGCGGTATATTTTGTGACTTACGGCGGCGCCGGTGCGTATCTTCGCCAGTTTATCGTAAAAAACGAGCTGATAGCCTACCCCGAACTCGGCCCTGAAGCCATCCGAAAAATCACCGTCAAAAATTTCCCGGCGTATGTTGGGATTGTGTAA
- a CDS encoding PGPGW domain-containing protein: MKEIVNTAIKHAKRIIMVVIGFTILIIGIVMIILPGPAILVIPLGLAILAGEFVWARKLLHKVKSGVQDVKDFVNSNSKKNNKP; the protein is encoded by the coding sequence ATGAAAGAAATTGTAAATACAGCTATAAAGCACGCGAAAAGAATAATAATGGTTGTTATTGGATTTACTATATTAATTATAGGGATTGTAATGATAATTTTGCCGGGTCCTGCGATATTAGTAATACCTCTCGGGCTCGCAATTCTCGCGGGAGAATTTGTATGGGCGAGAAAACTGCTTCATAAGGTAAAATCAGGCGTTCAGGATGTTAAGGATTTTGTTAATTCAAATTCTAAAAAAAATAACAAACCATGA